The genomic region ggaatgatgctaaagctgaaactccagtactttggccacctcatgcgaagagttgactcattggaaaagactctgatgctgggagggattgggggcaagaggagaagaggatgacagaggatgagatggctggatgacatcactgacttgatggatgtgagtctcagtgaactccaggagttggtgatggacagggaggcctggcgtgctgtgattcatggggtcgcaaagagttggacacaactgagtgactgatctgatttgttCATCAGTTTATCTACTGGTATAATTTCTcccaaggcttccctggaggctcagtggtaaggaatccacctactggtctgggaagatcccacatgccaaggagtgactgaacccgtgtgccacaacttctgcaagagaagccactgcaatgagaagcccacacaccacaagtaGAGGGTAGCCTTAGCTGAAGCCCAgcttgccataactagagaaagcccatgcatcagtgaagacccagcacagtcaagaataaaaataaataaaagttattaaaaaaaaatcaggacaaAACTGGACCCCAAGTATGGTGAAAATGGTTGTCTCATGGAAAGGAGGAACGGAGGAAAGCAGAATGGCATTTCCTTCCTGAAATCAGAGGGAATATGAGGAACAGTAGCAAGAAATTGGAAGACATGTGAAACACCAGTCTCACATTACACATTACTCTCTTGTCCAGATCTCAGGCTTCTTGGGGAGCTTTCCTAACAACATCTCAGATGTGCTGCCTGCCTTCTCGCAGGTCAGGAGAGTGACATCTGCCATGGCGTTTCCCATGTGAGTCTCTATTACTCACCTGGGCACCATTCTTCTGTCTCCTTGCCCTTAACCATCCAGGGCTCCTTCCTCTGCTCCAATAAAGAGATCACGTCTGGCTTAAAATTGGCGAATTCtgctcaagaaagaaaaaaaggatcaaGTTATGTTGTGGGTGTCCCAGAATTAAAATCAGTCCACGATTATCACGAAAGAGGAGTAAGAAAATTAAGGGTATGAGGAAAGAGGGATGAAGATAAAGTTCAATGGAGcagctgatttctttttctttttatttcaggtcctgaatatttattttttaagtttgttcTTCCTAGGCTGcatgcattattttattaatgtattttttaattggatgataattgctttacaatgttgtgttgttttttgctgtacaacaacaagaatcagtcataattatatacatatatcccctctctcttcagcctccctgctctccccataccaccccactaggttgtcacagagcaccaggctgaggtccctgtgctatatagcagctttccactagtaatctgttttacacatgataatgtATATAGGAGCAGCCAATTTCTAACTTCACAAGGGACAAAGCATTCTTTGGTAAGCACTTAGGAAGAATTGTTAATTCAGCTAAGCACTTAGGAAGGACTCACAAGAaattgggattcccttgtggctcagctggtaaagaatctgcctgcaatgtgggagacctgggttcgattcctgggttgggaagatcccctgagaagggaaaggctacccactccagtattctggcctggagaattccatggatatatagtccacggggtcgcaaagagtcgaacacaactgagtgacttttacttcttcacttcacaagaaattattataataaatataaaaatttaagaccAATTCTGAATTTTGTAGGACAAATCAACTTACCCAGTGAGATCAGGTTGTTATaattctccagcatcacatctTGGTACAAATCCTTCTGAGCAGAGTGCAAGCATTCCCACTCTTTCTGAGAGAAGTA from Bos javanicus breed banteng chromosome 18, ARS-OSU_banteng_1.0, whole genome shotgun sequence harbors:
- the LOC133229571 gene encoding KRAB domain-containing protein 5-like codes for the protein MVEEDFRFKDVVIYFSQKEWECLHSAQKDLYQDVMLENYNNLISLEFANFKPDVISLLEQRKEPWMVKGKETEEWCPGLHCGVRKSNSEPFWAAASARP